The Ziziphus jujuba cultivar Dongzao chromosome 3, ASM3175591v1 region CTTGCATCATAGCAGCAGGAAAGACAACATTGTGCTATGATATCTGTGCAACTATCTCTGCAAACCTCGAAGCTGACAGCCATCTCTTTTTATCTTTCAtctgtattttgttttttgggttttctatttttgaatttaGATCCAAGTTTATAGCTTTAAGTTTCTTTAGAAGGTTTGTTGTTAGCTTTGGTTTATTTACTTCCAGCTTCACTTTCagccccccccaaaaaaaaaaaaaaaaaaaggattatgtTGTGTTTCTCGTAGATCGTTGTTAGCGGCGATGAAGAAAGGATAGATTGGTTCTATTTCATCTATTAAATTCCTCGTCAAAATAAATCATTACATCTTTGGAGTTTCAATGGCTTTTGCCCTTGCTGAATACATTAGCCTATGCTTTGCGATCTTCGTAATTTGGTATTTAGAAATACTGTTGATATTTCATTCTTGGATAGCTCTCCATCGATTTATGTTCCCACTAATTTCTTGTCTGAATACATGACTAACGGGGAAATAGATGACATTATGTGAATGCTTCTCTCGGTTAGTCATTTGGGAAATATGTTTGTTCTGAATGCTTTTCTCGGTTAGTCATTTGGGAAATATGTATGTTATTCAGTTGTGTTGATGTTTTTCTTCTTGCTGTTATTAAGACCCTGTTCTCTGGCAGACATATAGCAGTTATCTTCCGAGCTTAGAATTCTTGGTTAACTTTCTCGACTGTATGAATAATGGCTTCTTCAAAGTTGGAAAGGTTTCATCCTTCATGTTGTTTTTGAAGGTTATTCCTCCTCCATATTCTTGAGTCCTTCAAAGATTGAATCAGGAAGGCTAGGAGTAATATATCTAAGAAATACATTTGTTCTTTTAGAGATTGAAGCTGTCATAAGTGTAGTGCTTCTCTGAGAATCGGATATGATCTCCCTCATTCTGTCTTCATGCTCCATAATCTGCGCAAGCTGAGTATTTTAAGGAATGTTTTATGGTGCCAAGTTCTCCAATAGCCATACTTCTGGTAGCTTTATTTTGTTCCACAGTATGTTCTAAGGAACTGCCAGCTTGAATTTGTCGATATTAGTCTGGAACATTGTTGTGTGACCTTTTTGGTCGTTGATGTATGTTGTGAGATTTGCATATCAGGAATGATGGTATTCATCACCTTGCAGTAAGTGCGATAGACAAGGGCGATGTTGCTTCTGCCATTTTCCATGTCATATCCATTTGTTTTGATGTCAACCATCAAAGATCTGCAAAGCACATTCAAGAAACCAGTCAATCTGCAAAAACATTTGGAAATATCCAAAATCCTAGATAGATAAGAAAATCCACTTCTGATGAATGTGTACCGTTGCAAAGATGAAATTATTTTACAGAACCGtggacaataaaataaattcaacttgaaatatataattattgttcATGCTATAAACCGTGGCAGAAAACTATCTTAGGGTGAACCCGACTAGCTCCCCCACAAAACAAGTTCAAGGCCAAAACGGATTTTGGTAAGAATGCTTAGTAGCTTTCTGATTTACGTTCAAAGTTTGATTTACAAGAAACTGATTCCTACAGGCTGAACCTCAACGGCTTTGTGATCTGGTTGGTTGCCTCAGCCGGTTAGCAATCTAAGTTGGCTCTTGGAGCCTCTTACTGTTTAATCGTCTGAGCTGGCAGCCTTGTCTGAGTCAACAGCCTTGTTGCTGGCATTGACTTAATGCCTTGTCAAATCCCAGTAAGAAATTACACTACGACAAGTTTTGTCCATCGTTGACACCTTCTTTCTTTACTAGATATTTTCCTATTAAATTTTCCCTTTCTGAATCTAATTTATCCAAATGATctaaattaatgtaaaaaagaACTCTTTGCGTGCCCGTTTATTATGACTATTTTTTccccgttttttttttttgctctctctctctctctctctctctctctctctctctctctctccaaaagCTCTAACAGAATAGCTTACTCATATAAATGTTGGTGTTTGACTGCAAATAGACTATAGTTTTTTTTAGGCTTAAAaaactttcccttttttttttttaagagaagtttaaaatttgagcattttttttaaaagtcaagAATAAGCTCATAAAGGAAGATGAGTTTTCCTTGATATATcactatttaataatatatacttatatttttttaaatgttactAAACTACCTTTAAAAGTCAAAATCTTTGTTTTTATCCAAGTACTTAAACAACTTGAATAAAAGCTCTAACAACTTTGAATAAAATGGTTTTATCTATTCTGATTCACAAAAAGCTCTATTTAAAAAGGCTATATAAAACAGATGCGTTagaaaaaacttttatatataatcaatatatGGATAATGTGGCATCATAAACCACTGCTATTTGAATATATAACAATTATCTTATAGGATCtacatgttttattttgatattatatatgattataAATTGTTTTGTATATGATTATAGATTGTTTGATTTTACATTGCAggtaataattgaaaataatatgggATGATATGACGTACCCATTACATTTCACTAGCATGTATTTATAATCCTCttggggaataaaaaaatttcaaaggaaATATCAAAGTCGTAACAGCATAAGTTCGTCCATCCAAGCAGCtatctatattaaaaaaattaaaaagttccTTACCTTCATAAGCACCAAAAAATTACATATCAAATCATAAAATCTGAACGATTAGAAAGATAGTCTTTATGAGAAATGTATGCAAGGGATGTTATTGTTAGGAATCTGGGGTCAGTCTTCCCCATTAAAGGTTCAGCCAGAGTCAAAAATCTTGTATCAAATTGCTTTGTTTGTTATGCTGGAATAGTGGAAGGAGGGAAAATAGGTTGGTTGTTTGGTTAGAAAGGAGAAGAGGATGGATAGAAAATTAGAGGATGGGTTTTCCATCCAAAACAATCCGGATTATTAGAAGAAAAAGCATTTACTGAATATAAAAAACTAAACTTACCTAAAATTTTCTTCCTTCCTCCTTTCACTGTTATACCAATGGAAAGTTGAAAAATAGTTTTTCATTCTCTATGTCATATCAAATAACagggaaaaaaatatgaatttctcCATCACTCTTCCATTTTTCATCCTTTCTATTTTCCGTCCCTCTTGCCAAACAAGGGCTTAAAATCGTATGGGTATTTGAATATGAAATCAGAATGCCATGTGTAGATTATCATCATTTGTTTGTACATTAACAGAAATAGCACTACAAAAGGAGAGATTGCATTTCCggtattattattatgcatATCAATCAGTTTTTACCGCTTAGTGCTTTATTGAAGACATTAATTAAGTAGAAACTATGTTTAATACAtggtattaaaattaaattgaaaataaaaattaagaaatagtgAAAAATATAGAAGGTGACGTGGGAAATTGGAGAACTAATAACAAGAACATTATACATCTTGATGTTCAATATGCACATCATAATTTGAGAAGAGGTATATTATGTACTATTATTATGTACCTTGGAGTATATGTACATGTAACTTTAACAGCATATCGAGCCAATCCATGTGCTCCCAATTCCATTAGTGTTCCAAGGAGaataaacacaaacaaaaatagCAGAAGAGGTCATAAGCTGTTTAATGTCTTCCTCAATTTAGCAGTCAGGTCCCATAGAGTCAGTTCCTCCCTGTAGTAGATTAATAGCTCTTTGAGAATCATTAGCTAGTTCTCAAATTAGTTAAGtaacaaaatgaaattgaatactgaaagttaaaaaaaaaaaaaaaaaaaaaaaaaaaaaagaagacgaaATAGTGAATAGAATTAAAAAAGTTAGTTACCCTGAGAGAAGTAATTAGAGAAGTGGGCAAATATTACAAGCATTCAAGCTCAATTCACATCTTACATCCTAAATAACAACCATGCTGGGCCATTCTTCTCCTGTATCAGGAAGACATGCTGGCAGGTTATGGAAGGCACTTGAGTTCTCCAATATTCCAAGGGAGGATAGATGTTGAAAGCCCTTTTCATTGAGGCCGCCGGCTTTATGGAGTGGAAGCGACTCTATTTTGAGAAGAATGAGAGTACTGGGGATGTCTGGCTTAGTATTAGAGTTAATTACAAGTTATGTTCCTAGTATAAATAGCTTTGCTAATCTCATTTTGATGTATGGATTAATGtatgaagaaaatgatgaaatggaaaatgatgtatgaatattttaacagaaattttttttaacagaacTAAGTTGTTCATTGTTTGGTATACTTGCcaacatatttcattttattattattttttttttctgacaaGTGGTACTAGAGCTTGATTCTTGAGTGATCTATTAAAAATGCCTTCAAGTGAGCAAATTGGTTCTGGTCCTCCAAAGTTTGATGGAAGCAATTATCATTTATGAGCTTTCAAAATGCAAGCCTATTTTGAAGCCCTCAATATATGGGAAATAGTAGAGCAAGACACTAAACCTCTCATCTACCCAATAGTCCCACTCTAAATCAGGTTTTTGGCTTCCACATGCATTCACTAGGTTGTCACAGATGTCATCTTTTCAAGGATTATCAATGCTAACTCTCCCAAGGAAGTGTGGGACAAATTGAAGTTGAAATTTGAAGgtaataacaaattaaagtcTGTCAAACAAGATCATATTTCTTGGCCAAGATTTTCtagatgaaaatattatttaaaaactttttgtTAGCCTACCAACAAAGTATGAGTCAAAGATTTTAGCCATTGAAGAATCTGTTGATCCTAAAACTCTTGATATTTCAGAATTGATTAGTACGCTTTATGCCTTTGAAAAAAAAGGCTCAGCATAAGAGATAAAGAAGATAATGTTGAAGGAGAATTCCAAGTAAGATACAAAAGTAAGCAAAGCAAAAAAGATGGCAAGAACCCTATAAAGAAAGTTTAGACAAAGGGAAAGGTGTGCAAATTTCTACAAATTCAGACTAAAAGACAAGTTATCCACCATGCAAACATTGTACTAGAACAAACCACAAGGAGGAGGATTGCAAATATAAAGGCAAGCCTCCCATTCAGTGTAGGTTTTACAAAAAGCTGGGtcattttgaaagaaattgcaAACTGAAAAAAGCACAAGGCAAAGGAAGGACAACTCAACAAGCATACatcacagaagaagaagaagaaaagaccAAAGCAAATGTATTTCTTGCCTCTCAATTACTCGAATTTGATTCACATACATGGCTGGTTGATAGCGGATGCACAAGTCACATGGCTAAGGAGGAGAGTTTATTTCAAAGTTTAGACAAGTCTGTCAAGCTCAAggtcaaaattgaaaatggacAAATTGTACAGGCTACTAGAAAGAGAATTGTTTTGGTTGAAACCAAGGCTGGACCAAGATGTATTAATTAGGTTCTTTATGTGCCCCCCTCTTTCTCTCATACTCTCCTAAATGGCCTGAAATGCTATTGAATgactattctatttttttaaaaagaaattcatattatatctatgataaaaaaaaaagtttctttaaCTGTAAGAATGCCTATGGTTAATAAGTCTttcatgttaaattttaatattcaaaaggaAGATGCATTTAATGTGACTCTTGATGAATCCAAGCTGTGGCATtgtaaatttggttattttctCTATAAATCCCTATCTAAGCTAAGTAAGGAAGGCATGGCAAAAAATATGCTAGAGGTGATGATCCCAAATGAAGTACGTGGAGTTTGCCAAATGGGAAAGCAACACAGACTTCCATTTCTTGCTGAAGCAACATGGAGAGCACAGAGCAAGCTTTAACTCATTCATAGTAACCTTTGTAGTCCCATGAAGGAGGAATCCTTGAACAAGAACAAATACTTTATTCTATTTGTGGATGATTATACTCAGATGACCTAGATTTATTTCATCAAAAGTAAGTTGTAAGTTTTTTATGTTCTTAAGAAGTTCAAGATGATGGTTGAAGCTCAAATAGGCAGTAAGATCAAGGCCCTCAAAACTAACAACGATCTTGAGTTCAACTCCatgaaattcaaatatttctaTAACAAGTATGGTATTTCTTATTAACTCATAACTCCATAAACCTCACAACAGAATGGTGTTATGGAGAGGAAGAATAGAGTTGTCATGGAGATGGTAAGATGTATGTTAGCTGAAATGAAGCTTTCAAATGAATTCTGGACGGAAGCTGCTTGTGCAGCATCTCATGAATAGACTTCCTACTTCAGTATTGGAAGGAGTCACACTCATTAAAGCATGGAAAGGTCATAAACCTTCATTAAAACATGTGAGAATCTTTGGTTCTAGATGTTATGTTCATGTGCCAACACCCAAGAGATCCAAATTAAATCAAAAGTTTTGACTTGGGATTTTCCTAGGTTATGTTCCTATAACCAAAGGTTACAAAGTTTAAGATATTTAAGAAGGAAAGGTCCTTATCAACAGAGATGTGGTAATTGATGAAGGATCATATTGGAATTTTGCTTAGGAAAAATTGAAGTAACacgaaaatattatttctgAATCTGATCAGGAATCACAAGCTTAACAACAAAACAACCAAGATGAAGATGACAAATAtgaatttgatgatgaagatcaaGATGAATCGTTGAAGCCAAGAAGTAGAAGTCTTGTTCATATGTATGAGAGCTGTAATCTGGCTACCTTTGAACTAGATTCATATGAAGTGGCATCACAAGATCCTAGATGGATTCAAGCTTGGAGGAGTTGTTCATGactaacaagaatcaaattttgAGTCTTATGAGTAGACCTAAAGGAAGAAAGCTAATTGGtctaaaatggatttacaaggTGAAGAGAAACCTAGATGGTTTAGTCAACAAACTAAAAGCAAGATTAGTCATAAAGGGATATGCTCAAAAGGTAGGTTTGGATTATGGAGAAACATTTGTTCTTGTAGCAAGACAAAACAAGACACAGTCAGGTTGCTAGTGGCTTTGGCTTTAAAATTTGGCTGGAAAATCTATCATTTAGATGTTAAATCAACATTTCTTAACGGTGACTTGAAATAGGATATTTATGTGGACATTCCTTAAGGTTTCCCAAGTAAGATTGGAGGTTATAAAGTTTTAAAGCTTAATAAGGCCTTGTATGGGTTGAAATAGGCTCCAATAGCCTAGTATGGGAAAATTGATGCTTATTTAAGTAAATGTGGTTTTCAAAAGACTCTAAATGAGGCAATATTATACGTCAAGAAGGGTTCAACTCTTATTGTCTCTGTATGTTGAAGATTTGTTAATAACAGGTGATGATAAGGATGGAATTCAACAATTCAAAATTGAAATGTAAAAGCAATTTGAAATGTCAGATCGTAGTATTATGATTTACTTTCTTGGAATATATATCATGTAGAAAGATAGAGATATTTTCATGACTCAATCCAAGTATGTCAAAGATTTATTGATGAAATGGAAGATGGAAGATTGCAAACGAGTTCCTACACTAATGGCTTGCAATGAGAAGCTGTTAAAAGATGACGCAAGTGAAAAAATAGATGCTACCATGTTTAGAAGTATCATTGGAGGCCTTTTGTTCCTCACACACACTGGACCtattattatgttttctgtTTACTGTATATTTGAGAGAACCAAATTGTTTATTTGTGACTTGTGGGTGGTAAACCTTGACAGTATAATTTAGCTTTTCTTCCATTGGAATGATGCACTAACAATGAACCGTTTTAAGATGGATTAATTAACATATAGCACAAAATGTAGGGGAGGACTATCGAATAATTAAGTGAAAATTTTTCACCAAGGATTGACGTGTTTGAACTTTATCTGAGCAAGTATTTGTGAACTTTAACGTATAGAATTAAGAAATCAAAAGCCAGATTTACGACTTGATTTTAAAAAGGTCATGGTCTTGATCTTAGATATCACATCACAATATCCAACTTTATGAGGCTTCAATGAAGTCAATGCACAGCATTAATGTTAGATGTGattggaattatatatatatatatatatatatatatatgtatatatatatatatatatgtgtgtgtgtgtataaattatcagtatttatatgtttttaaattgctgctgaaatttaaaaatatatttaaaatttatattagtttcgttaatattgattttactcttttaaatttttattcaatttaaagtttgatgaatttaaaataaattatagactTTGAAAGATTTGGTGGATTATTATGAAATTCCATatactttataaaaaattcataagaaTCTAACGAAATCTTTGAAGTTTaggctggatttcatattgataatttttctcacaattttatttttaaaactttttcaaatccattaaaattcatcattttttaaaatcaatgacttttgaATAACTGTagatttttaaagaattttataaaattctaattaaatatatctgaattttaatggatttttataatatccattaaaatctgaatcgAATATCATTGGATTTGGATGAActcctttaaaatttaaatcaaataccTCTAAACttctaaatacttttaaaatgtttaaaattctaaattgatTACACTagtattttatacattttaaaatttttgcccTTAGTAGTTGAATGACTACCATCTAAATAGTCTTAGATATAATCATtcttttgttcaaattttttttatctagaaTCATCGAAGAAAATATCATACAATATATTGCacaattttatacaaaatttacATGTCTAGCAACATGTTGCATAATGTTTACCCGAATAATTTAGGATATAAATCTCCTCAATAGGAGAAAaatcttatatatgtatatataaaataaagtcaTTTTTTCACATCAGGATattataactttaataaaaATCCATATGAACATTCCACCATATCAAATGAGGGAGATAATAACGGCCCAACAAATCTAGTAAGCTATGCATAATGCATCCGTATGTATTAAATTCAGGATACACTTCGCTTCATCAAAATTGATAGATGAAAATGAACCCTCCAATGGCtactaattaaaattatcatataatatatagatcacttgatttaaaatatatatatatatatatttttttttttttccttcttaacccttatttaatattgtatcACATTATTATCATACATCTTATGGTGAATTAGATTGGCTTACAACTTAAaactatgtatataatatatagatacatttattaataaaaaaaaaaatacatgaaaaGTTAATGGTTAAAAGTACCTGCTCATGGTGCTACATTCTCTCTGTACAGAAACCCTTTTACAGAAAGAACACGTGCACATAATtcaacttaatatatatatatatatatatatattagaaaaaaaaagaaaaaaaaaaaaaaaaaaaaagtctcacaAGACCCTATCCTCAGAGCATATTAGAAAGCAAAGTAAATctgaacaacaaaaaaaatctcTCAGAGCATTAATTTCAATGCTGAATTAACAAAGTTTTTGATTTACAGTAAATCAAAAAATGTAAAATCAAATGAGCAAAAGGGAAAGATATGACACCAAGGCATGGCAGTATACCTTTAGGCTTATCTGTTCAAAAAATAATACACCTTAAGGTTTCACTCCATTACAAACTGCAAAGcgaaaaagtacaaaaaaagaaaaaaaggggaatTGGGGTAGCTGTGATTTTCTATCatacaaaaagattaaaaaaaaatatttatattatatcgaATGGCAATCTTGTAATAGAATTTATTAGTAAATTTGATGACGATTTCTATACTTGCTTTCACTTGagaaaaaatttccaaatatctCTTTCTCCGATCTCCTTCACTAAGTGTGCTCCAAAAATGCCTTCTTCATCTACCAGATTTCTGAGATGCCGAGTTCCGCTGTTGAAACCAACATAATTCTTCTTTGTGGCCAGGTATGCTATCCCATATGGAGGCCTCAAACACTGAAAATCCAAAGGGGGGTTTAGCAAAGATAAATCTATTAGAAAATGGAACTCAACTAAGAATTCTGCAACAACCAAAGCAAGCAAGCAGGGAGACGAGAAACTGAGAGCTGACACATAATGAAACTACTGAAAATCGTTGACGTCATGACACATCAATAGTTGAGCAcatcaacatatataataaGGATCAGTGTGAATATACCACAAACACTACAGTCAATTCTCATTGACCCTgatttttatttccttattaATTACCCGAAAGCTACCAAGTATACAGAAAAGTGATTCTGAATggaaattaacttttatttattatatttaactttCAGGACTATGgagatttttagattttatttcaactaaaGCTCTTCTTCGATCATTTTTCATTTCCCATTTTGATTAAGAATTCTTGTTTATAATCATGTTattgaatattttgatttcttttcttcCCCTGAACTTGATTTTCTGTTTGCCTACATTTTGTCCTTCCCTATCTTTCTAATCGTATGAACCCTATCCATTTTCTCCCTCCTAAGTCTCAGCCCCTGACAAATTCTCATCTGTCTCCTCTTTCTTTATCCTGATTCTGCATAAAAATGCCAGTCGACTGGATTATTGGATGGTATTCGGTGCTCATCTTTAATATAGGGTGATTAACCCAGCTCTGGATCAGTGTCAGGCAAATTCTGACAACTCATTCTCCTCCTAGATGACAAATCATAAGAAAGAAAACTtccatatatatgcaaaaaagtGCAAGAATCTCAAGTTCACTCGTACCCCTAATTTATCGTAATTTCTACACCTAGAACTCCCTCAAAATTCTATGGTCATGAAGATTTTGACCGCTCCAGATATGAACAAAAACACCGGAAGCATAAATCTACGATTTGATGCTTTCATATAAATCTTGCCAAAAAAACTAACCTTTTTTATGAGTGAATAAATCTTCCTCAATGAGGTTAATGAGTAAGGAATTTCCGTCAtcaaaataatatcatatcCGCCTTCCCCCTGATCTGTCTCGCTGGCCCTCTCCCACGCTCGGCTTCCTGAGAGCTTCCTTGATCGCCTCAAGGAAGATTCTTGTCCCATGATGCTACCATCTTGGCTACTACATCCCTCCATAAAATCCTCCTCAGAAAAGCTCTGGCTCATACCTGTTGTCACTTCAAACCCATCATTCCTCACAACAGATAGAACTGTGGGAAGTTCTTCCCAGTCACCGGCATAAAAGTGCACTGAAGGAGCCAGAGTTTGTCTCGATGGAGTAAGGGGACTCTCAGGCTGTCGGCTCTGCCTCTCTCGAGCTTGCTCAAGATTGGCAAGGACATTAGGTATTGTTGTGCATCTTATAGTTTCTGCATTAAGGTCTTGAAAATGCACCGTGCAAGCTCCCTGCATAGTTCGAAGTGGGGAAATTACAAAGCTTGAATTATCATATGAaggtattcaataaattaattattattcataattataTAGATATGACTAATTTAAACTCAGAAGTTGTATGCCAACAGACTGCCAAATCCAGTAACTACCAGAATGCTTGTCATGAAAGAATGCAGTATGGAAGTTGGATATTATCTTTAAGCAGATTACTTTTGGTAAAATGAGCAGTTCTTAGCAAGTGCTCATATAAAAAGCTAGATTAAGATTCATGATAGAATAAAGATGAGTCCAGATTATATACTTCCATTACTATTTACCCAGTCTTCAAACACCTCGTATTTCTCATTATTCAACACTAAACCTCGTGTTCAATATTTTCTGTTTGAAAAAAATACCCTGAAAGGGCACAAAACTTTAATGTGCCCTCTAAAATTTGTTAATTCAAAAAGACCTTCTACCAAATGCCATTCAAATAATTTGGAAGT contains the following coding sequences:
- the LOC107435968 gene encoding uncharacterized protein LOC107435968 isoform X3; protein product: MRAPSLLAQCLPGLVPNVKGSHSLTSISERDLHLPSPAVEILPSKTAHPYKYAGENVDLQGLHVFKGRVSVADIIGFNGSEMICTKPDGYLKSWDSSIDLVNVLKHEIRDGQLSFRGKRVLELGSSYGLPGIFACLKGACTVHFQDLNAETIRCTTIPNVLANLEQARERQSRQPESPLTPSRQTLAPSVHFYAGDWEELPTVLSVVRNDGFEVTTGMSQSFSEEDFMEGCSSQDGSIMGQESSLRRSRKLSGSRAWERASETDQGEGGYDIILMTEIPYSLTSLRKIYSLIKKCLRPPYGIAYLATKKNYVGFNSGTRHLRNLVDEEGIFGAHLVKEIGERDIWKFFLK
- the LOC107435968 gene encoding uncharacterized protein LOC107435968 isoform X2, which gives rise to MVILIFIYGCDFYAILFHGFLLLDVIFEVFVSLERCYIDSHIMRAPSLLAQCLPGLVPNVKGSHSLTSISERDLHLPSPAVEILPSKTAHPYKYAGENVDLQGLHVFKGRVSVADIIGFNGSEMICTKPDGYLKSWDSSIDLVNVLKHEIRDGQLSFRGKRVLEGACTVHFQDLNAETIRCTTIPNVLANLEQARERQSRQPESPLTPSRQTLAPSVHFYAGDWEELPTVLSVVRNDGFEVTTGMSQSFSEEDFMEGCSSQDGSIMGQESSLRRSRKLSGSRAWERASETDQGEGGYDIILMTEIPYSLTSLRKIYSLIKKCLRPPYGIAYLATKKNYVGFNSGTRHLRNLVDEEGIFGAHLVKEIGERDIWKFFLK
- the LOC107435968 gene encoding uncharacterized protein LOC107435968 isoform X1; the protein is MVILIFIYGCDFYAILFHGFLLLDVIFEVFVSLERCYIDSHIMRAPSLLAQCLPGLVPNVKGSHSLTSISERDLHLPSPAVEILPSKTAHPYKYAGENVDLQGLHVFKGRVSVADIIGFNGSEMICTKPDGYLKSWDSSIDLVNVLKHEIRDGQLSFRGKRVLELGSSYGLPGIFACLKGACTVHFQDLNAETIRCTTIPNVLANLEQARERQSRQPESPLTPSRQTLAPSVHFYAGDWEELPTVLSVVRNDGFEVTTGMSQSFSEEDFMEGCSSQDGSIMGQESSLRRSRKLSGSRAWERASETDQGEGGYDIILMTEIPYSLTSLRKIYSLIKKCLRPPYGIAYLATKKNYVGFNSGTRHLRNLVDEEGIFGAHLVKEIGERDIWKFFLK